The proteins below are encoded in one region of Paracoccus methylovorus:
- a CDS encoding DUF2285 domain-containing protein — translation MIPLDRDGLDRLAALDRLLRHLNGYKVPPDRRITGQQRRRLKAMLRAADGREHGASQREIAAVVFGIERVAEEHWRTSPLRDTVRDLLKDSAAMIAGGYRRLLRFRRR, via the coding sequence ATGATCCCGCTCGACCGCGACGGGCTCGATCGGCTCGCGGCGCTGGACCGGCTGCTCCGCCATCTCAACGGCTACAAGGTGCCGCCCGACCGGCGCATCACCGGGCAGCAGCGCCGCCGCCTGAAGGCCATGCTGCGCGCCGCCGACGGCCGGGAGCATGGCGCCAGCCAGCGCGAGATCGCGGCGGTCGTCTTCGGTATCGAGCGGGTTGCCGAAGAGCACTGGCGGACCTCGCCGCTGCGCGACACCGTCCGCGACCTGCTGAAGGACAGCGCCGCCATGATCGCCGGCGGCTATCGCAGGCTGCTGCGCTTTCGCCGCCGATAG
- a CDS encoding transcriptional regulator domain-containing protein, with the protein MRPDTSRWRADSTYDAIDHAGVDHLAWECLRRNGDYQKDYAALRRAGDLGQPLPEPLERRWGLRFPGPAAPCRH; encoded by the coding sequence ATGAGACCCGACACCTCGCGCTGGCGCGCGGACTCCACCTATGACGCCATCGACCATGCGGGCGTCGATCATCTTGCCTGGGAATGCCTGCGGCGCAACGGCGATTATCAGAAGGATTACGCCGCCCTGCGGCGGGCGGGCGATCTCGGCCAGCCGCTTCCCGAACCGCTCGAACGCCGGTGGGGGTTGCGATTTCCCGGCCCGGCCGCGCCTTGCCGCCACTGA
- a CDS encoding DUF2840 domain-containing protein yields the protein MSTAHHDTTGAEPPALTLVELIWQQKKNERWLRFGRFCHDARIDRSRRIVGFAPGSIFALVRWAGNDYGTVASNLDILRAVTRAEPFQTLPFIRPGAEILLSAVGWPKVERVLQAIDAIEALKIDPCTVSPEHWRHIHNRLAADQPFCSYTKAQHAAWLKRRDILP from the coding sequence ATGAGCACCGCGCATCACGATACCACAGGCGCGGAGCCTCCTGCCCTCACGCTGGTGGAGCTGATCTGGCAGCAAAAGAAGAACGAGCGCTGGCTGCGCTTCGGTCGCTTCTGCCATGATGCGCGGATCGACCGCAGCCGCCGGATTGTCGGCTTTGCGCCCGGCAGCATCTTCGCGCTGGTCCGCTGGGCCGGGAACGATTACGGCACCGTGGCCTCAAACCTCGACATCCTGCGCGCCGTCACCCGCGCAGAGCCGTTCCAGACCCTGCCCTTCATCCGCCCCGGCGCTGAGATCCTGCTAAGCGCCGTCGGCTGGCCGAAGGTCGAGCGCGTGTTGCAGGCAATCGACGCCATCGAGGCGCTGAAGATCGATCCCTGCACTGTCTCGCCCGAGCATTGGCGGCATATCCATAACCGCCTCGCGGCCGACCAGCCCTTCTGCAGCTATACGAAGGCGCAGCACGCGGCCTGGCTCAAGCGCCGGGACATCCTGCCATGA
- a CDS encoding helix-turn-helix transcriptional regulator, with amino-acid sequence MNANSALLPPRFLRTRDAADFLGLSPRTLEKHRTYGTGPLFRKLGGRVVYAIEELEAWAERGTVASTSDPRGSILPARPHNRQPAPTLGRALR; translated from the coding sequence ATGAACGCCAATTCCGCCCTGTTGCCGCCGCGCTTCCTGCGCACCCGCGACGCCGCCGATTTCCTCGGCCTGTCGCCGCGCACGCTGGAAAAGCATCGCACCTATGGCACCGGCCCGCTGTTTCGCAAGCTCGGCGGCCGCGTCGTCTATGCCATCGAAGAGCTGGAGGCCTGGGCCGAGCGGGGCACCGTCGCCTCGACCTCGGATCCGCGCGGCAGCATCCTGCCCGCACGGCCCCACAATCGCCAGCCCGCGCCGACCCTCGGCCGCGCCCTGCGCTGA
- a CDS encoding replication initiator protein A produces the protein MSRRPLPGSERARLDPFVIATGDASPRDQRDLMERPFFSLAKSRRTIPIRYAAGDVQVEVLAVPEHGMATIWDADVLIWAASQIVEAENYGLNTSRFLRFMPYQLLTATGRGTGIRAYDLLKGALDRLQSTSIRTTIRHGQHWRQHRFSWINEWELLTRQDGRVEGMEFVLPDWFYRGVIDRTLVLAIDPAYFRLKGGLERWLYRVARKHAGHQPDGWRFDFAHLHQKSGSLARPSDFALQMRRLILRQPLPGYRLSRLICEGRECLHITPVAMTGASCGKAVKGICTSHAPTICTSHAGPSVHHTHGSQLNLWPDSANPPLNLYNPKKSNIAGARGPVDNRCRGARFREPGRGFMNSLHDTRTGFAIPEPNTAQNPLVSKPDHSISDDQVAQDLHRNQYANPDYHEPDSQTWNQSPSANPLEKRDSSDGSIHETWKNDNHRPAAGISHHFSPFPAAEGGEE, from the coding sequence ATGTCACGCCGCCCCCTGCCCGGCTCCGAGCGCGCCCGTCTCGATCCTTTCGTGATCGCGACCGGCGATGCCAGCCCGCGCGATCAGCGCGACCTGATGGAACGCCCGTTCTTCTCGCTCGCCAAGAGCCGCCGCACGATCCCGATCCGCTATGCCGCCGGGGATGTTCAGGTCGAGGTTCTCGCCGTGCCCGAGCACGGCATGGCGACGATCTGGGACGCCGATGTCCTGATCTGGGCAGCGAGCCAGATCGTCGAGGCCGAGAACTATGGCCTCAACACATCACGCTTCCTGCGCTTCATGCCCTACCAACTGCTGACCGCAACCGGGCGCGGGACGGGCATCCGTGCCTACGACCTGCTGAAGGGCGCGCTCGACCGGCTGCAATCGACCTCGATCCGCACCACGATCCGCCACGGCCAGCACTGGCGGCAGCACCGGTTCTCCTGGATCAACGAATGGGAGTTGCTGACCCGGCAGGACGGCCGTGTCGAGGGCATGGAGTTCGTGCTGCCCGACTGGTTCTATCGCGGCGTCATCGACCGCACGCTCGTGCTGGCCATCGATCCGGCCTATTTCCGGCTGAAGGGCGGGCTGGAACGCTGGCTCTACCGCGTCGCCCGCAAACATGCCGGCCACCAGCCGGACGGGTGGCGCTTCGACTTCGCGCATCTGCACCAAAAGTCCGGCAGCCTCGCACGGCCATCCGACTTCGCGCTGCAAATGCGCCGCCTGATCCTGCGCCAGCCTCTGCCGGGCTACCGGCTGTCACGGTTGATATGCGAGGGCCGGGAATGTCTTCACATCACGCCCGTCGCGATGACCGGCGCGTCCTGTGGAAAAGCTGTGAAAGGCATCTGTACTTCGCACGCACCCACTATTTGTACATCACACGCAGGACCATCTGTACATCACACGCACGGATCGCAGCTAAACCTTTGGCCTGACAGCGCGAATCCGCCCCTTAACTTATATAACCCAAAGAAATCTAACATAGCAGGGGCGCGCGGACCGGTGGATAACCGCTGTCGGGGTGCCAGGTTTCGCGAACCGGGGCGAGGTTTCATGAACTCGCTCCATGATACGCGAACTGGGTTCGCGATCCCGGAACCGAATACTGCCCAGAACCCCTTGGTTTCCAAGCCGGACCACTCGATCAGCGACGATCAGGTGGCGCAAGATCTGCACAGAAACCAGTACGCAAACCCGGATTACCACGAGCCCGATTCACAAACATGGAACCAGTCGCCCTCTGCCAATCCATTGGAAAAGCGAGATTCTTCTGACGGTTCGATTCACGAAACCTGGAAAAACGACAACCACCGCCCGGCCGCCGGGATCTCGCATCATTTTTCGCCCTTTCCGGCTGCGGAAGGAGGCGAGGAATGA